Proteins co-encoded in one Pocillopora verrucosa isolate sample1 chromosome 1, ASM3666991v2, whole genome shotgun sequence genomic window:
- the LOC131800212 gene encoding DNA polymerase nu-like isoform X1 yields the protein MNGPVKRRGGVSLLQDSSFLNQGFQQHFDEEYPSTLQATNYLSRRQMHAERISWEEIQENPREYKNPILFSEPGQRVIRAIRQLYGTRQGAISHSCAPKHASEYYHEKPHELPSVERKEDYLTNQNDLLEFSLAPSCGIQQRLQTNEGLQREEELLSFAGKTGCSSPKEKNVNSESGNEHKNKRKAQQSPITNYFKERKTLQVKEAVKVKPANVNRADASWEDQTNVFTVSTMNPTQREEFRQCLESAEEVACTLIYEDGSSLLRSRKHQKTKKQVEDVCGEKRNLKIAGLVVALPISEITTSGIVDHSVQRRKSRLMVVEIPLCTQDGDMKIWCRTVVHDLMTSSKRKICYGAQLIIRYLIETAHADIRTVCLKWRLFDPKIAAWLLNPDHPPQSFAEVLTSAQLSLPKGGKEDDCMVCRDIAMLGPVMVKQHSMLKALSLLDLFINMEMPICSMLAVMETQGININTQVLIEASNTLKIKIQKVEAEAHKAAGHPFLINSPQQLREVLFEELRLDQKCKKKLARTSIKNYKSTSEAVLLHLQEFHSLPKLVLQYRHLTKLKSTYFDGILSHINEGVLSTNWDQTAAATGRLTSANPNLQSIPKQAIEVSGIKKQLIVGKPEEVVTIYARNAYRSREGWLLLTADFQSIELRLLSHLSEDPSLVQIFNDKQCEDVFTTLASQWLGKSCKEIQLHERERTKRIVYSVIYGVGSEKLGQTLKVSAEEAKGFMESFLGRFPRIKEFTRSSIESCQRKGYVSTILNRRRWLPHIKSFDFTQRSQAERQAVNFIVQGSAADICKAAMIQVMIAVCKDPYVNARLLLQIHDELLLEVPGDEIKRVAAYTKSIMESTEELLGSKVKLKVPLPVTLSIGKTWGHMETLSI from the exons ATGAACGGGCCAGTTAAAAGGCGAGGAGGAGTTTCGCTTCTTCAAGACAGCTCCTTTTTAAATCAAGGGTTTCAACAACACTTTGATGAAGAATACCCATCAACGTTACAAGCGACAAATTACCTATCAAGGAGGCAAATGCATGCTGAACGCATATCTTGggaagaaattcaagaaaatccTCGGGAATATAAAAATCCAATTTTGTTCTCAGAACCAGGACAAAGAGTCATTCGAGCAATAAGACAACTTTATGGGACGAGACAAGGAGCTATTAGCCATTCTTGTGCGCCAAAACATG CTTCGGAATATTACCATGAAAAACCACACGAGTTACCGTCTGTTGAACGCAAGGAGGACTATTTGACAAATCAGAATGACTTATTGGAGTTCAGTTTGGCCCCATCTTGTGGTATACAACAAAGACTACAGACAAATGAGGGACTACAAAG GGAAGAAGAATTGCTTTCCTTTGCCGGAAAAACAG GTTGTTCTTCTCCAAAggagaaaaatgtcaattctGAGAGTGGAAACGagcataaaaataaaaggaaggCACAACAAAGTCCTATTACAAACTActtcaaagaaaggaaaactttgcAAGTAAAGGAGGCCGTGAAAGTTAAACCAGCCAATGTAAACAGAG CAGATGCCTCCTGGGAGGATCAAACAAATGTTTTTACAGTCTCAACGATGAATCCAACACAAAGAGAGGAATTCCGACAATGCCTTGAATCAGCAGAAGAAGTTGCTTGCACCCTAATTTATGAAGACGGGTCGTCACTGCTAAGATCAAGGAAACATCAA aaaacaaagaaacaagtaGAAGACGTGTGTGGCGAAAAG CGAAACTTAAAGATTGCTGGTTTGGTTGTCGCTTTACCAATATCTGAGATAACAACCTCGGGTATCGTTGATCACTCTGTACAGCGCCGTAAAAGTCGATTGATGGTCGTGGAGATTCCTCTGTGCACGCAGGATGGCGATATGAAAATATGGTGCAG GACAGTGGTACATGACTTAATGACGTCATCGAAGAGAAAAATCTGCTACGGTGCACAATTGATTATACGCTATTTAATAGAGACTGCGCATGCTGACATCAGAACAG tgTGCCTCAAATGGCGTCTTTTTGACCCAAAAATTGCAGCTTGGCTTCTTAATCCTGACCACCCTCCTCAGAGCTTCGCTGAAGTTCTAACCTCTGCTCAGCTGAGCCTGCCAAAG GGTGGAAAGGAAGATGATTGTATGGTTTGTCGCGATATTGCGATGCTTGGACCTGTTATGGTTAAACAACATAGCATGCTTAAG GCACTATCACTTTTGGATTTGTTCATCAACATGGAGATGCCCATTTGTTCAATGTTAGCAG tgaTGGAGACCCAAGGAATCAACATTAACACTCAAGTTTTGATTGAGGCGAGCAATACTCTCAAG attaaaattcaaaaggtcGAAGCAGAAGCTCATAAG GCTGCAGGACACCCGTTTCTGATCAACAGTCCTCAACAGCTGAGAGAG GTGTTATTCGAGGAGTTGCGTTTGGACCAAAAGTGCAAAAAGAAGCTTGCAAGAACTTCCATCAAAAACTACAAGTCTACCTCAGAAGCTGTG TTACTCCACCTACAGGAGTTCCACTCTTTACCAAAACTCGTCCTGCAATATAGACAC CTAACTAAATTGAAGTCGACGTACTTTGATGGAATTCTTTCTCATATTAATGAG GGAGTGCTGTCTACGAACTG GGACCAGACGGCGGCGGCCACAGGGCGATTGACCTCAGCCAATCCG AATCTTCAGTCTATCCCAAAACAAGCGATTGAAGTCTCCGGAATAAAGAAACAGCTTATCGTCG GTAAACCAGAAGAGGTAGTGACAATCTATGCACGGAATGCTTACAGAAGTAGAGAAGGCTGGCTGTTACTTACAGCAG ATTTTCAATCAATTGAATTGCGCCTGTTGTCTCACCTGTCAGAGGATCCTTCACTGGTTCAAATATTCAATGACAAGCAGTGTGAAGACGTATTCACGACGCTTGCCTCACAATG GTTGGGGAAAAGCTGTAAAGAAATCCAACTTCACGAGAGAGAGAGAACTAAGCGAATTGTATACTCTGTTATCTACGGTGTTG GAAGTGAAAAACTTGGACAAACTCTCAAAGTGAGCGCCGAGGAAGCAAAGGGATTTATGGAAAGCTTTCTAG GGCGATTCCCTCGAATAAAAGAATTTACTAGAAGCAGTATCGAAAGTTGTCAGCGAAAAG gtTACGTGTCCACAATTCTTAACAGAAGACGGTGGCTGCCACATATTAAGTCCTTCGACTTTACTCAACGGTCACAGGCTGAGCGGCAGGCTGTTAACTTCATCGTACAAG GTTCAGCAGCGGACATTTGTAAAGCAGCAATGATACAAGTCATGATAGCTGTATGCAAGGATCCTTATGTGAATGCAAG ATTGCTCCTACAAATACATGATGAACTCCTTTTAGAAGTTCCTGGGGACGAAATCAAAAGAGTGGCAG CATACACCAAATCGATTATGGAGTCTACAGAAGAACTGCTTGGTAGCAAAGTCAAGCTGAAG GTACCCCTTCCTGTGACTCTCAGCATTGGAAAGACCTGGGGACATATGGAAACCCTCTCTATCTGA
- the LOC131800212 gene encoding DNA polymerase nu-like isoform X2: MNGPVKRRGGVSLLQDSSFLNQGFQQHFDEEYPSTLQATNYLSRRQMHAERISWEEIQENPREYKNPILFSEPGQRVIRAIRQLYGTRQGAISHSCAPKHASEYYHEKPHELPSVERKEDYLTNQNDLLEFSLAPSCGIQQRLQTNEGLQREEELLSFAGKTGCSSPKEKNVNSESGNEHKNKRKAQQSPITNYFKERKTLQVKEAVKVKPANVNRDASWEDQTNVFTVSTMNPTQREEFRQCLESAEEVACTLIYEDGSSLLRSRKHQKTKKQVEDVCGEKRNLKIAGLVVALPISEITTSGIVDHSVQRRKSRLMVVEIPLCTQDGDMKIWCRTVVHDLMTSSKRKICYGAQLIIRYLIETAHADIRTVCLKWRLFDPKIAAWLLNPDHPPQSFAEVLTSAQLSLPKGGKEDDCMVCRDIAMLGPVMVKQHSMLKALSLLDLFINMEMPICSMLAVMETQGININTQVLIEASNTLKIKIQKVEAEAHKAAGHPFLINSPQQLREVLFEELRLDQKCKKKLARTSIKNYKSTSEAVLLHLQEFHSLPKLVLQYRHLTKLKSTYFDGILSHINEGVLSTNWDQTAAATGRLTSANPNLQSIPKQAIEVSGIKKQLIVGKPEEVVTIYARNAYRSREGWLLLTADFQSIELRLLSHLSEDPSLVQIFNDKQCEDVFTTLASQWLGKSCKEIQLHERERTKRIVYSVIYGVGSEKLGQTLKVSAEEAKGFMESFLGRFPRIKEFTRSSIESCQRKGYVSTILNRRRWLPHIKSFDFTQRSQAERQAVNFIVQGSAADICKAAMIQVMIAVCKDPYVNARLLLQIHDELLLEVPGDEIKRVAAYTKSIMESTEELLGSKVKLKVPLPVTLSIGKTWGHMETLSI, encoded by the exons ATGAACGGGCCAGTTAAAAGGCGAGGAGGAGTTTCGCTTCTTCAAGACAGCTCCTTTTTAAATCAAGGGTTTCAACAACACTTTGATGAAGAATACCCATCAACGTTACAAGCGACAAATTACCTATCAAGGAGGCAAATGCATGCTGAACGCATATCTTGggaagaaattcaagaaaatccTCGGGAATATAAAAATCCAATTTTGTTCTCAGAACCAGGACAAAGAGTCATTCGAGCAATAAGACAACTTTATGGGACGAGACAAGGAGCTATTAGCCATTCTTGTGCGCCAAAACATG CTTCGGAATATTACCATGAAAAACCACACGAGTTACCGTCTGTTGAACGCAAGGAGGACTATTTGACAAATCAGAATGACTTATTGGAGTTCAGTTTGGCCCCATCTTGTGGTATACAACAAAGACTACAGACAAATGAGGGACTACAAAG GGAAGAAGAATTGCTTTCCTTTGCCGGAAAAACAG GTTGTTCTTCTCCAAAggagaaaaatgtcaattctGAGAGTGGAAACGagcataaaaataaaaggaaggCACAACAAAGTCCTATTACAAACTActtcaaagaaaggaaaactttgcAAGTAAAGGAGGCCGTGAAAGTTAAACCAGCCAATGTAAACAGAG ATGCCTCCTGGGAGGATCAAACAAATGTTTTTACAGTCTCAACGATGAATCCAACACAAAGAGAGGAATTCCGACAATGCCTTGAATCAGCAGAAGAAGTTGCTTGCACCCTAATTTATGAAGACGGGTCGTCACTGCTAAGATCAAGGAAACATCAA aaaacaaagaaacaagtaGAAGACGTGTGTGGCGAAAAG CGAAACTTAAAGATTGCTGGTTTGGTTGTCGCTTTACCAATATCTGAGATAACAACCTCGGGTATCGTTGATCACTCTGTACAGCGCCGTAAAAGTCGATTGATGGTCGTGGAGATTCCTCTGTGCACGCAGGATGGCGATATGAAAATATGGTGCAG GACAGTGGTACATGACTTAATGACGTCATCGAAGAGAAAAATCTGCTACGGTGCACAATTGATTATACGCTATTTAATAGAGACTGCGCATGCTGACATCAGAACAG tgTGCCTCAAATGGCGTCTTTTTGACCCAAAAATTGCAGCTTGGCTTCTTAATCCTGACCACCCTCCTCAGAGCTTCGCTGAAGTTCTAACCTCTGCTCAGCTGAGCCTGCCAAAG GGTGGAAAGGAAGATGATTGTATGGTTTGTCGCGATATTGCGATGCTTGGACCTGTTATGGTTAAACAACATAGCATGCTTAAG GCACTATCACTTTTGGATTTGTTCATCAACATGGAGATGCCCATTTGTTCAATGTTAGCAG tgaTGGAGACCCAAGGAATCAACATTAACACTCAAGTTTTGATTGAGGCGAGCAATACTCTCAAG attaaaattcaaaaggtcGAAGCAGAAGCTCATAAG GCTGCAGGACACCCGTTTCTGATCAACAGTCCTCAACAGCTGAGAGAG GTGTTATTCGAGGAGTTGCGTTTGGACCAAAAGTGCAAAAAGAAGCTTGCAAGAACTTCCATCAAAAACTACAAGTCTACCTCAGAAGCTGTG TTACTCCACCTACAGGAGTTCCACTCTTTACCAAAACTCGTCCTGCAATATAGACAC CTAACTAAATTGAAGTCGACGTACTTTGATGGAATTCTTTCTCATATTAATGAG GGAGTGCTGTCTACGAACTG GGACCAGACGGCGGCGGCCACAGGGCGATTGACCTCAGCCAATCCG AATCTTCAGTCTATCCCAAAACAAGCGATTGAAGTCTCCGGAATAAAGAAACAGCTTATCGTCG GTAAACCAGAAGAGGTAGTGACAATCTATGCACGGAATGCTTACAGAAGTAGAGAAGGCTGGCTGTTACTTACAGCAG ATTTTCAATCAATTGAATTGCGCCTGTTGTCTCACCTGTCAGAGGATCCTTCACTGGTTCAAATATTCAATGACAAGCAGTGTGAAGACGTATTCACGACGCTTGCCTCACAATG GTTGGGGAAAAGCTGTAAAGAAATCCAACTTCACGAGAGAGAGAGAACTAAGCGAATTGTATACTCTGTTATCTACGGTGTTG GAAGTGAAAAACTTGGACAAACTCTCAAAGTGAGCGCCGAGGAAGCAAAGGGATTTATGGAAAGCTTTCTAG GGCGATTCCCTCGAATAAAAGAATTTACTAGAAGCAGTATCGAAAGTTGTCAGCGAAAAG gtTACGTGTCCACAATTCTTAACAGAAGACGGTGGCTGCCACATATTAAGTCCTTCGACTTTACTCAACGGTCACAGGCTGAGCGGCAGGCTGTTAACTTCATCGTACAAG GTTCAGCAGCGGACATTTGTAAAGCAGCAATGATACAAGTCATGATAGCTGTATGCAAGGATCCTTATGTGAATGCAAG ATTGCTCCTACAAATACATGATGAACTCCTTTTAGAAGTTCCTGGGGACGAAATCAAAAGAGTGGCAG CATACACCAAATCGATTATGGAGTCTACAGAAGAACTGCTTGGTAGCAAAGTCAAGCTGAAG GTACCCCTTCCTGTGACTCTCAGCATTGGAAAGACCTGGGGACATATGGAAACCCTCTCTATCTGA
- the LOC131800212 gene encoding DNA polymerase nu-like isoform X3: MNGPVKRRGGVSLLQDSSFLNQGFQQHFDEEYPSTLQATNYLSRRQMHAERISWEEIQENPREYKNPILFSEPGQRVIRAIRQLYGTRQGAISHSCAPKHASEYYHEKPHELPSVERKEDYLTNQNDLLEFSLAPSCGIQQRLQTNEGLQREEELLSFAGKTGCSSPKEKNVNSESGNEHKNKRKAQQSPITNYFKERKTLQVKEAVKVKPANVNRADASWEDQTNVFTVSTMNPTQREEFRQCLESAEEVACTLIYEDGSSLLRSRKHQKTKKQVEDVCGEKRNLKIAGLVVALPISEITTSGIVDHSVQRRKSRLMVVEIPLCTQDGDMKIWCRTVVHDLMTSSKRKICYGAQLIIRYLIETAHADIRTVCLKWRLFDPKIAAWLLNPDHPPQSFAEVLTSAQLSLPKGGKEDDCMVCRDIAMLGPVMVKQHSMLKALSLLDLFINMEMPICSMLAVMETQGININTQVLIEASNTLKAAGHPFLINSPQQLREVLFEELRLDQKCKKKLARTSIKNYKSTSEAVLLHLQEFHSLPKLVLQYRHLTKLKSTYFDGILSHINEGVLSTNWDQTAAATGRLTSANPNLQSIPKQAIEVSGIKKQLIVGKPEEVVTIYARNAYRSREGWLLLTADFQSIELRLLSHLSEDPSLVQIFNDKQCEDVFTTLASQWLGKSCKEIQLHERERTKRIVYSVIYGVGSEKLGQTLKVSAEEAKGFMESFLGRFPRIKEFTRSSIESCQRKGYVSTILNRRRWLPHIKSFDFTQRSQAERQAVNFIVQGSAADICKAAMIQVMIAVCKDPYVNARLLLQIHDELLLEVPGDEIKRVAAYTKSIMESTEELLGSKVKLKVPLPVTLSIGKTWGHMETLSI; the protein is encoded by the exons ATGAACGGGCCAGTTAAAAGGCGAGGAGGAGTTTCGCTTCTTCAAGACAGCTCCTTTTTAAATCAAGGGTTTCAACAACACTTTGATGAAGAATACCCATCAACGTTACAAGCGACAAATTACCTATCAAGGAGGCAAATGCATGCTGAACGCATATCTTGggaagaaattcaagaaaatccTCGGGAATATAAAAATCCAATTTTGTTCTCAGAACCAGGACAAAGAGTCATTCGAGCAATAAGACAACTTTATGGGACGAGACAAGGAGCTATTAGCCATTCTTGTGCGCCAAAACATG CTTCGGAATATTACCATGAAAAACCACACGAGTTACCGTCTGTTGAACGCAAGGAGGACTATTTGACAAATCAGAATGACTTATTGGAGTTCAGTTTGGCCCCATCTTGTGGTATACAACAAAGACTACAGACAAATGAGGGACTACAAAG GGAAGAAGAATTGCTTTCCTTTGCCGGAAAAACAG GTTGTTCTTCTCCAAAggagaaaaatgtcaattctGAGAGTGGAAACGagcataaaaataaaaggaaggCACAACAAAGTCCTATTACAAACTActtcaaagaaaggaaaactttgcAAGTAAAGGAGGCCGTGAAAGTTAAACCAGCCAATGTAAACAGAG CAGATGCCTCCTGGGAGGATCAAACAAATGTTTTTACAGTCTCAACGATGAATCCAACACAAAGAGAGGAATTCCGACAATGCCTTGAATCAGCAGAAGAAGTTGCTTGCACCCTAATTTATGAAGACGGGTCGTCACTGCTAAGATCAAGGAAACATCAA aaaacaaagaaacaagtaGAAGACGTGTGTGGCGAAAAG CGAAACTTAAAGATTGCTGGTTTGGTTGTCGCTTTACCAATATCTGAGATAACAACCTCGGGTATCGTTGATCACTCTGTACAGCGCCGTAAAAGTCGATTGATGGTCGTGGAGATTCCTCTGTGCACGCAGGATGGCGATATGAAAATATGGTGCAG GACAGTGGTACATGACTTAATGACGTCATCGAAGAGAAAAATCTGCTACGGTGCACAATTGATTATACGCTATTTAATAGAGACTGCGCATGCTGACATCAGAACAG tgTGCCTCAAATGGCGTCTTTTTGACCCAAAAATTGCAGCTTGGCTTCTTAATCCTGACCACCCTCCTCAGAGCTTCGCTGAAGTTCTAACCTCTGCTCAGCTGAGCCTGCCAAAG GGTGGAAAGGAAGATGATTGTATGGTTTGTCGCGATATTGCGATGCTTGGACCTGTTATGGTTAAACAACATAGCATGCTTAAG GCACTATCACTTTTGGATTTGTTCATCAACATGGAGATGCCCATTTGTTCAATGTTAGCAG tgaTGGAGACCCAAGGAATCAACATTAACACTCAAGTTTTGATTGAGGCGAGCAATACTCTCAAG GCTGCAGGACACCCGTTTCTGATCAACAGTCCTCAACAGCTGAGAGAG GTGTTATTCGAGGAGTTGCGTTTGGACCAAAAGTGCAAAAAGAAGCTTGCAAGAACTTCCATCAAAAACTACAAGTCTACCTCAGAAGCTGTG TTACTCCACCTACAGGAGTTCCACTCTTTACCAAAACTCGTCCTGCAATATAGACAC CTAACTAAATTGAAGTCGACGTACTTTGATGGAATTCTTTCTCATATTAATGAG GGAGTGCTGTCTACGAACTG GGACCAGACGGCGGCGGCCACAGGGCGATTGACCTCAGCCAATCCG AATCTTCAGTCTATCCCAAAACAAGCGATTGAAGTCTCCGGAATAAAGAAACAGCTTATCGTCG GTAAACCAGAAGAGGTAGTGACAATCTATGCACGGAATGCTTACAGAAGTAGAGAAGGCTGGCTGTTACTTACAGCAG ATTTTCAATCAATTGAATTGCGCCTGTTGTCTCACCTGTCAGAGGATCCTTCACTGGTTCAAATATTCAATGACAAGCAGTGTGAAGACGTATTCACGACGCTTGCCTCACAATG GTTGGGGAAAAGCTGTAAAGAAATCCAACTTCACGAGAGAGAGAGAACTAAGCGAATTGTATACTCTGTTATCTACGGTGTTG GAAGTGAAAAACTTGGACAAACTCTCAAAGTGAGCGCCGAGGAAGCAAAGGGATTTATGGAAAGCTTTCTAG GGCGATTCCCTCGAATAAAAGAATTTACTAGAAGCAGTATCGAAAGTTGTCAGCGAAAAG gtTACGTGTCCACAATTCTTAACAGAAGACGGTGGCTGCCACATATTAAGTCCTTCGACTTTACTCAACGGTCACAGGCTGAGCGGCAGGCTGTTAACTTCATCGTACAAG GTTCAGCAGCGGACATTTGTAAAGCAGCAATGATACAAGTCATGATAGCTGTATGCAAGGATCCTTATGTGAATGCAAG ATTGCTCCTACAAATACATGATGAACTCCTTTTAGAAGTTCCTGGGGACGAAATCAAAAGAGTGGCAG CATACACCAAATCGATTATGGAGTCTACAGAAGAACTGCTTGGTAGCAAAGTCAAGCTGAAG GTACCCCTTCCTGTGACTCTCAGCATTGGAAAGACCTGGGGACATATGGAAACCCTCTCTATCTGA
- the LOC131800212 gene encoding DNA polymerase nu-like isoform X4: MNGPVKRRGGVSLLQDSSFLNQGFQQHFDEEYPSTLQATNYLSRRQMHAERISWEEIQENPREYKNPILFSEPGQRVIRAIRQLYGTRQGAISHSCAPKHASEYYHEKPHELPSVERKEDYLTNQNDLLEFSLAPSCGIQQRLQTNEGLQREEELLSFAGKTGCSSPKEKNVNSESGNEHKNKRKAQQSPITNYFKERKTLQVKEAVKVKPANVNRADASWEDQTNVFTVSTMNPTQREEFRQCLESAEEVACTLIYEDGSSLLRSRKHQKTKKQVEDVCGEKRNLKIAGLVVALPISEITTSGIVDHSVQRRKSRLMVVEIPLCTQDGDMKIWCRTVVHDLMTSSKRKICYGAQLIIRYLIETAHADIRTVCLKWRLFDPKIAAWLLNPDHPPQSFAEVLTSAQLSLPKGGKEDDCMVCRDIAMLGPVMVKQHSMLKALSLLDLFINMEMPICSMLAVMETQGININTQVLIEASNTLKIKIQKVEAEAHKAAGHPFLINSPQQLREVLFEELRLDQKCKKKLARTSIKNYKSTSEAVLTKLKSTYFDGILSHINEGVLSTNWDQTAAATGRLTSANPNLQSIPKQAIEVSGIKKQLIVGKPEEVVTIYARNAYRSREGWLLLTADFQSIELRLLSHLSEDPSLVQIFNDKQCEDVFTTLASQWLGKSCKEIQLHERERTKRIVYSVIYGVGSEKLGQTLKVSAEEAKGFMESFLGRFPRIKEFTRSSIESCQRKGYVSTILNRRRWLPHIKSFDFTQRSQAERQAVNFIVQGSAADICKAAMIQVMIAVCKDPYVNARLLLQIHDELLLEVPGDEIKRVAAYTKSIMESTEELLGSKVKLKVPLPVTLSIGKTWGHMETLSI, encoded by the exons ATGAACGGGCCAGTTAAAAGGCGAGGAGGAGTTTCGCTTCTTCAAGACAGCTCCTTTTTAAATCAAGGGTTTCAACAACACTTTGATGAAGAATACCCATCAACGTTACAAGCGACAAATTACCTATCAAGGAGGCAAATGCATGCTGAACGCATATCTTGggaagaaattcaagaaaatccTCGGGAATATAAAAATCCAATTTTGTTCTCAGAACCAGGACAAAGAGTCATTCGAGCAATAAGACAACTTTATGGGACGAGACAAGGAGCTATTAGCCATTCTTGTGCGCCAAAACATG CTTCGGAATATTACCATGAAAAACCACACGAGTTACCGTCTGTTGAACGCAAGGAGGACTATTTGACAAATCAGAATGACTTATTGGAGTTCAGTTTGGCCCCATCTTGTGGTATACAACAAAGACTACAGACAAATGAGGGACTACAAAG GGAAGAAGAATTGCTTTCCTTTGCCGGAAAAACAG GTTGTTCTTCTCCAAAggagaaaaatgtcaattctGAGAGTGGAAACGagcataaaaataaaaggaaggCACAACAAAGTCCTATTACAAACTActtcaaagaaaggaaaactttgcAAGTAAAGGAGGCCGTGAAAGTTAAACCAGCCAATGTAAACAGAG CAGATGCCTCCTGGGAGGATCAAACAAATGTTTTTACAGTCTCAACGATGAATCCAACACAAAGAGAGGAATTCCGACAATGCCTTGAATCAGCAGAAGAAGTTGCTTGCACCCTAATTTATGAAGACGGGTCGTCACTGCTAAGATCAAGGAAACATCAA aaaacaaagaaacaagtaGAAGACGTGTGTGGCGAAAAG CGAAACTTAAAGATTGCTGGTTTGGTTGTCGCTTTACCAATATCTGAGATAACAACCTCGGGTATCGTTGATCACTCTGTACAGCGCCGTAAAAGTCGATTGATGGTCGTGGAGATTCCTCTGTGCACGCAGGATGGCGATATGAAAATATGGTGCAG GACAGTGGTACATGACTTAATGACGTCATCGAAGAGAAAAATCTGCTACGGTGCACAATTGATTATACGCTATTTAATAGAGACTGCGCATGCTGACATCAGAACAG tgTGCCTCAAATGGCGTCTTTTTGACCCAAAAATTGCAGCTTGGCTTCTTAATCCTGACCACCCTCCTCAGAGCTTCGCTGAAGTTCTAACCTCTGCTCAGCTGAGCCTGCCAAAG GGTGGAAAGGAAGATGATTGTATGGTTTGTCGCGATATTGCGATGCTTGGACCTGTTATGGTTAAACAACATAGCATGCTTAAG GCACTATCACTTTTGGATTTGTTCATCAACATGGAGATGCCCATTTGTTCAATGTTAGCAG tgaTGGAGACCCAAGGAATCAACATTAACACTCAAGTTTTGATTGAGGCGAGCAATACTCTCAAG attaaaattcaaaaggtcGAAGCAGAAGCTCATAAG GCTGCAGGACACCCGTTTCTGATCAACAGTCCTCAACAGCTGAGAGAG GTGTTATTCGAGGAGTTGCGTTTGGACCAAAAGTGCAAAAAGAAGCTTGCAAGAACTTCCATCAAAAACTACAAGTCTACCTCAGAAGCTGTG CTAACTAAATTGAAGTCGACGTACTTTGATGGAATTCTTTCTCATATTAATGAG GGAGTGCTGTCTACGAACTG GGACCAGACGGCGGCGGCCACAGGGCGATTGACCTCAGCCAATCCG AATCTTCAGTCTATCCCAAAACAAGCGATTGAAGTCTCCGGAATAAAGAAACAGCTTATCGTCG GTAAACCAGAAGAGGTAGTGACAATCTATGCACGGAATGCTTACAGAAGTAGAGAAGGCTGGCTGTTACTTACAGCAG ATTTTCAATCAATTGAATTGCGCCTGTTGTCTCACCTGTCAGAGGATCCTTCACTGGTTCAAATATTCAATGACAAGCAGTGTGAAGACGTATTCACGACGCTTGCCTCACAATG GTTGGGGAAAAGCTGTAAAGAAATCCAACTTCACGAGAGAGAGAGAACTAAGCGAATTGTATACTCTGTTATCTACGGTGTTG GAAGTGAAAAACTTGGACAAACTCTCAAAGTGAGCGCCGAGGAAGCAAAGGGATTTATGGAAAGCTTTCTAG GGCGATTCCCTCGAATAAAAGAATTTACTAGAAGCAGTATCGAAAGTTGTCAGCGAAAAG gtTACGTGTCCACAATTCTTAACAGAAGACGGTGGCTGCCACATATTAAGTCCTTCGACTTTACTCAACGGTCACAGGCTGAGCGGCAGGCTGTTAACTTCATCGTACAAG GTTCAGCAGCGGACATTTGTAAAGCAGCAATGATACAAGTCATGATAGCTGTATGCAAGGATCCTTATGTGAATGCAAG ATTGCTCCTACAAATACATGATGAACTCCTTTTAGAAGTTCCTGGGGACGAAATCAAAAGAGTGGCAG CATACACCAAATCGATTATGGAGTCTACAGAAGAACTGCTTGGTAGCAAAGTCAAGCTGAAG GTACCCCTTCCTGTGACTCTCAGCATTGGAAAGACCTGGGGACATATGGAAACCCTCTCTATCTGA